The Falco naumanni isolate bFalNau1 chromosome 1, bFalNau1.pat, whole genome shotgun sequence genome window below encodes:
- the HS3ST1 gene encoding heparan sulfate glucosamine 3-O-sulfotransferase 1, which produces MAAFLLGAVLLIVQPQIVPSRPAINSKAETSSQSVQRELLKKMSQKNDFKESIHSNGSCRQLPQTIIIGVRKGGTRALLEMLSLHPDIAAAESEVHFFDWEDHYRNGLQWYINQMPFSYPHQITVEKTPAYFTSPKVPERVYNMNQSMRLLLILRDPSERVLSDYTQVFYNHMQKHKPYPSIEQFLIKDGELNVDYKAINRSLYYIHMQNWLKYFPLNHIHIVDGDKLIKDPFPEIEKVERFLKLSPQINASNFYFNKTKGFYCLRDSGRERCLHESKGRAHPQVDTRLLEKLHEYFHEPNKKFFELVGRTFDWHSFVAS; this is translated from the coding sequence ATGGCAGCTTTTCTGCTGGGAGCTGTGTTGCTTATTGTTCAACCTCAGATAGTGCCTTCCAGACCGGCTATAAATTCAAAGGCTGAGACTTCTTCTCAGTCTGTTCAGAGagagcttttaaagaaaatgtctcAAAAAAATGACTTCAAAGAAAGCATTCATTCTAATGGATCATGCCGGCAGCTGCCACAGACTATCATTATTGGAGTAAGAAAAGGTGGAACAAGGGCTTTGTTAGAGATGTTGAGTCTCCATCCAGAtattgcagcagcagaaagtgaAGTTCACTTCTTTGACTGGGAAGATCATTACAGAAATGGATTGCAGTGGTATATTAATCAAATGCCATTCTCTTATCCCCATCAGATCACCGTGGAAAAAACTCCAGCATATTTCACATCACCTAAAGTGCCTGAAAGAGTTTATAACATGAACCAATCAATGAGACTACTCCTTATTTTAAGAGACCCAAGTGAGAGAGTACTGTCAGATTACACCCAAGTGTTCTATAATCACATGCAGAAGCACAAGCCGTATCCATCCATTGAACAATTCCTGATTAAAGATGGTGAACTCAATGTGGACTACAAGGCAATAAACAGAAGCTTATACTACATTCACATGCAAAACTGGCTGAAGTATTTTCCTCTCAATCATATCCATATTGTAGATGGGGATAAACTAATCAAAGATCCCTTCCCAGAAATAGAGAAGGTAGAAAGATTTTTGAAGTTATCACCACAGATAAACGCTTCaaacttttatttcaataaaactaAAGGCTTCTACTGCTTAAGGGACAGTGGTAGAGAGCGTTGTTTACATGAGTCAAAAGGACGAGCCCACCCACAAGTAGATACCCGGTTACTTGAGAAACTGCATGAATATTTCCATGAACCCAACAAGAAATTTTTCGAGCTTGTGGGCAGAACATTTGACTGGCACTCATTTGTGGCAAGTTAG